One window of Candidatus Binatia bacterium genomic DNA carries:
- a CDS encoding helical backbone metal receptor: protein MRIRDALGCEIEVEPPARRIVSLVPSLTELVCFLGLGHTLAGVTRYCVEPPAVVDRLPKVGGTKNPDLQAILRLHPDLILANAEENRREDVESLRRAGLRVFVTYPRSLRDVAQMVQEVGALISSQARVQNLVAQILAPHPGFEPQERPVRVFCPIWKNPWMSFNCDTYAHALLSCCGALNAAHAEKERYPVVDLRTIAEFDPEIILLPDEPYRFSRKDVPELAPLAQTSAARSNRIYFVSGKALTWFGPRTAGARRYFAQFLSVI, encoded by the coding sequence ATGAGAATCCGCGATGCGTTGGGCTGTGAGATCGAAGTCGAGCCTCCGGCACGGCGGATCGTGAGTTTAGTGCCGAGCCTGACAGAACTAGTGTGCTTTCTCGGACTGGGCCACACGCTGGCTGGGGTCACTCGCTATTGCGTGGAGCCGCCGGCGGTCGTCGACAGGCTACCGAAAGTTGGCGGGACTAAGAACCCTGACCTACAAGCGATTCTTCGCCTTCACCCTGATTTGATCCTTGCGAATGCGGAGGAAAACCGGCGTGAGGACGTCGAATCCCTGCGTCGAGCGGGCCTCCGAGTATTCGTAACCTACCCGCGTTCGCTCCGAGATGTTGCGCAAATGGTGCAGGAAGTTGGCGCTTTGATCTCGTCGCAAGCGCGCGTACAAAACTTGGTCGCTCAAATCCTTGCACCGCACCCAGGCTTTGAACCACAAGAGCGGCCGGTGCGTGTGTTTTGTCCTATTTGGAAGAACCCGTGGATGAGTTTTAACTGCGACACGTACGCGCACGCACTACTGTCGTGCTGCGGGGCGCTGAACGCAGCCCATGCAGAGAAGGAACGGTACCCCGTCGTTGATCTCCGTACAATAGCGGAGTTCGATCCCGAGATCATTTTGCTCCCGGATGAGCCTTATCGCTTCAGTCGTAAAGACGTCCCAGAGCTCGCACCTCTGGCGCAAACCTCAGCCGCACGCTCGAATCGCATCTATTTTGTCAGTGGCAAGGCACTTACCTGGTTCGGGCCGCGAACGGCGGGTGCGCGGCGATATTTCGCCCAGTTCCTCTCTGTGATCTGA
- a CDS encoding LLM class flavin-dependent oxidoreductase, which translates to MAHALKLGVVLPLQEFARAKTVAQQAEDSGFYAVAAEDHFFITGLMGHDRFTPRLECFTLLSALSTLTRRVVLTQLVAANSFRHPALTAKIISSLHQITGGRVELGIGAGWFRDEYEALGFPYLPAAERVAQLAEAVTVIKRLWREDEVSFDGRYYQLRNAPHSPKPQPTPRIMLGGGGRPLLRLAAREADIVNIIPPYAGALGRLAMEKTVSFDLNEFASRVSYLRMACKEAGRNPEEIELSAMVYVVLGDSPSQAEMLAQAMAQTLGVDDLQAIYRSPNTLVGTAEQIAEEIRRRRDELGVSYLFCNFAVPEMFDRFCRDVVPRLL; encoded by the coding sequence ATGGCTCATGCACTGAAGCTTGGGGTTGTTCTTCCATTACAAGAGTTCGCTCGCGCAAAGACGGTAGCGCAGCAGGCGGAGGATTCCGGATTCTACGCCGTTGCTGCGGAAGACCATTTCTTCATCACGGGCCTGATGGGGCACGACCGGTTCACGCCACGACTGGAGTGCTTTACCTTGCTGAGCGCCTTAAGCACCCTCACGCGTCGTGTTGTCCTCACGCAACTGGTTGCCGCCAATTCTTTTCGGCATCCCGCCCTGACAGCCAAAATCATTTCCTCGTTGCATCAAATCACAGGAGGGCGCGTGGAGTTGGGGATCGGCGCAGGGTGGTTTCGGGATGAGTATGAAGCGCTTGGCTTCCCTTATCTCCCCGCCGCCGAGCGGGTGGCACAATTGGCGGAGGCCGTCACGGTAATCAAACGCCTGTGGCGAGAGGATGAGGTCTCTTTCGACGGGCGTTACTATCAACTACGCAATGCGCCTCACAGTCCCAAACCACAACCGACGCCGCGCATCATGCTGGGTGGAGGGGGAAGGCCGTTGTTGCGCCTGGCGGCGCGCGAGGCCGACATCGTGAATATCATCCCACCGTATGCCGGTGCGCTGGGACGCTTGGCGATGGAGAAGACAGTATCGTTCGATTTGAACGAGTTTGCTTCCCGCGTGAGCTACCTGCGGATGGCATGCAAAGAAGCGGGGCGTAACCCGGAGGAGATCGAGTTGTCGGCGATGGTGTACGTGGTTTTAGGCGATTCACCGTCGCAGGCCGAAATGTTAGCGCAGGCCATGGCACAAACATTGGGTGTGGATGATCTCCAGGCCATCTATCGATCGCCGAATACCCTTGTGGGAACCGCAGAGCAAATTGCGGAAGAAATCCGACGTCGCCGGGACGAGTTAGGCGTGAGTTACTTATTCTGCAACTTTGCTGTCCCCGAGATGTTCGACCGTTTCTGTCGCGACGTAGTCCCGCGCCTTCTGTGA
- a CDS encoding NAD(P)/FAD-dependent oxidoreductase, which yields MERHSIVIVGAGPAGTATALFLVHRAPELASEILLLDKAVHPRFKVCAGGLIPHTVACLEELKVPLDPDAVQVDKAVARTTFGIVEYEQERACTVVRRDRFDATLVAACESRGVRVRQGERVVEVERDGYLVRVTSERNTYVADIVVGADGAGSIVRRRIFGQFEARFGRAIMTDVAVPQPILSGRVHELTATCQLDFRPVAGGLRGYAWIFPCSISGALHWNVGVYASRAAGQGSRMKRLLQQLLDELQVTAGRVYAHPIPLFHHKARLASGQVLLVGDAVGVDPLLGEGISYAFEFGRHAAESILAAYKRGDAVVEDYERRIQRGWLGRKLRRLHWLEQRFYGWDWRLWFWLAARSERARALGLHWYNGVEGLDQLSVIQAGLRWWRKRQFCVTKRVGA from the coding sequence GTGGAGCGGCACTCGATCGTGATTGTTGGTGCTGGCCCGGCGGGAACGGCGACCGCTTTATTCCTCGTGCATCGTGCTCCCGAGCTGGCGTCGGAAATTTTGTTGCTGGACAAGGCAGTCCACCCGAGATTCAAGGTCTGTGCTGGTGGTTTGATCCCGCATACGGTAGCCTGCCTCGAGGAGCTGAAGGTGCCCCTGGACCCCGACGCTGTTCAGGTGGACAAAGCCGTGGCGCGGACCACCTTCGGTATCGTAGAGTACGAGCAAGAACGGGCCTGCACCGTGGTGCGGCGAGACCGTTTCGACGCAACGCTGGTTGCCGCATGCGAGAGCCGCGGTGTAAGGGTTCGCCAAGGAGAGCGCGTCGTCGAGGTGGAGCGCGACGGATATCTCGTGCGTGTGACGAGCGAGCGCAACACCTACGTCGCAGACATCGTTGTCGGGGCAGATGGCGCGGGAAGCATCGTACGGCGGCGCATTTTCGGCCAGTTCGAGGCACGATTTGGGCGTGCGATCATGACGGATGTCGCCGTTCCGCAGCCCATCCTGTCGGGTCGCGTTCATGAACTCACCGCGACATGCCAATTAGATTTTCGGCCCGTGGCTGGAGGACTCCGTGGCTACGCATGGATTTTTCCCTGCTCAATCTCAGGGGCTTTGCACTGGAATGTTGGCGTGTACGCGAGTCGCGCTGCAGGTCAAGGAAGCCGGATGAAAAGGCTGCTGCAGCAGCTGTTAGACGAACTGCAGGTTACGGCTGGCCGCGTGTACGCCCATCCGATCCCCTTGTTTCACCATAAGGCGCGACTTGCCAGCGGGCAGGTGTTGCTGGTGGGGGATGCAGTGGGTGTGGATCCGCTCTTGGGGGAGGGTATTTCCTATGCCTTCGAGTTCGGCCGGCATGCCGCGGAGAGCATACTGGCCGCGTACAAGCGGGGCGATGCTGTTGTCGAGGACTACGAGCGGCGGATCCAGCGTGGTTGGCTCGGGCGCAAATTGCGACGATTGCACTGGCTGGAACAGCGATTCTACGGCTGGGATTGGAGGTTGTGGTTTTGGCTGGCTGCGCGCAGCGAACGGGCACGTGCCTTGGGCCTACACTGGTACAACGGGGTTGAGGGGCTGGATCAGCTGAGCGTCATCCAGGCCGGTCTCCGATGGTGGCGGAAACGGCAATTCTGTGTAACGAAGCGGGTTGGCGCTTGA
- a CDS encoding cobalamin B12-binding domain-containing protein, with product MSATKRPLRILIAKPGLDGHDRGAKIIARLLRDAGYEVIYTGLHQTPEMIVEAAIQEDVDAIGLSVLSGAHMTLFADVLDCLRNRGVEEIPVFGGGIIPPEDAAELKRMGVKEIFTPGTSGQEILSWIRENIRPRSD from the coding sequence ATGAGTGCGACGAAGCGTCCCCTGCGGATTTTGATTGCAAAGCCAGGACTCGACGGACATGATCGCGGCGCCAAAATCATTGCGCGCTTGTTACGAGATGCAGGGTACGAGGTGATTTACACCGGCCTGCACCAGACTCCCGAGATGATCGTTGAGGCCGCGATCCAAGAAGATGTGGACGCCATCGGCTTGAGTGTTCTCTCTGGCGCTCACATGACGTTGTTTGCCGACGTGCTCGATTGCCTCCGTAACCGGGGTGTCGAGGAGATTCCCGTGTTCGGTGGGGGCATCATTCCTCCGGAGGATGCAGCGGAGCTGAAGAGGATGGGGGTCAAGGAAATTTTTACTCCGGGCACCTCCGGGCAAGAGATCCTGAGTTGGATTCGGGAGAATATCCGGCCCCGGAGCGATTGA
- a CDS encoding methylmalonyl-CoA mutase family protein: MTKTKRDWLEQNYPRERDRLPRFTTISDTAVEPLYTPEDLPDFSYERDLGFPGEFPFTRGVYPSMYRGKLWTMRQFAGYGTAEDTNERFRFLLEQGQTGLSTAFDMPTLMGYDADHPRARGEVGREGVAVSSIADMEALFDGIPLDRVTTSMTVNCTASILLAMYFAVAERRGIPLWKLGGTIQNDMLKEFIAQKEWICPPEPSVRIIVDMIEFCTREAPRWHPVSISGYHIREAGSTAAQELAFTLADGIGYVQAALERGLDVDAFAPRLSFFFNVHNDFFEEIAKFRAARRMWAKIMRERFGAKNPESWRLRTHAQTAGCSLTAQQPLNNIVRVAIQALAAVLGGTQSLHTNSMDETLALPSEQAVLVALRTQQIIAEETGVANFIDPLGGSYAVEALTNQIEAEAWDYIRRIDELGGIVRAIELGFPQKEISEAAYRYQQQLERGEKVMVGVNKYQIREEAPIEVLRIPPEVEKKQVQRVRERKAARDRAVVAAALEKVRRAAREGSNLMPPIIEAVKQEVTVGEISDVFREVFGVYRDPAYI; encoded by the coding sequence GTGACTAAAACAAAACGCGATTGGCTCGAGCAGAACTACCCGAGGGAAAGAGATCGATTACCGCGCTTCACGACAATCTCGGACACCGCAGTGGAGCCGTTGTACACGCCGGAAGATTTGCCGGATTTCTCTTATGAGCGGGATTTGGGATTTCCCGGCGAGTTCCCGTTTACGCGAGGGGTCTACCCCAGCATGTATCGGGGAAAACTATGGACGATGCGCCAGTTTGCTGGCTACGGGACAGCGGAAGATACTAACGAGCGTTTTCGTTTCTTGTTGGAGCAGGGGCAAACCGGCCTGTCGACTGCGTTCGACATGCCGACCCTCATGGGATACGACGCCGACCACCCACGGGCTCGGGGCGAGGTAGGGCGAGAGGGGGTTGCAGTGTCGAGCATTGCCGACATGGAAGCCCTGTTTGACGGCATCCCGCTCGATCGTGTCACGACATCCATGACTGTGAACTGCACAGCCAGCATTTTGCTGGCGATGTACTTCGCCGTTGCCGAGCGACGAGGAATTCCGCTGTGGAAGCTCGGAGGAACCATTCAAAACGACATGCTCAAGGAGTTCATTGCTCAGAAGGAGTGGATTTGTCCTCCCGAGCCTTCCGTTCGCATCATTGTCGACATGATCGAGTTTTGCACCCGCGAGGCTCCGCGGTGGCACCCCGTCTCGATTTCCGGCTACCACATCCGTGAGGCTGGATCGACGGCGGCGCAGGAGCTCGCCTTTACCCTGGCGGACGGCATCGGCTACGTGCAGGCAGCGCTGGAGCGCGGGCTCGACGTGGACGCGTTCGCACCACGGCTGTCTTTTTTCTTCAACGTCCACAACGACTTTTTTGAGGAAATCGCCAAGTTTCGTGCTGCGCGCCGCATGTGGGCGAAGATTATGCGCGAGCGCTTCGGAGCCAAAAATCCGGAATCTTGGCGACTGCGCACCCACGCCCAAACCGCTGGATGTAGCCTCACAGCGCAGCAGCCACTGAACAACATCGTACGCGTGGCAATTCAGGCACTGGCCGCGGTTTTAGGGGGCACGCAATCGCTGCACACAAATTCGATGGACGAAACTTTGGCATTGCCGAGCGAACAAGCTGTGTTGGTGGCCTTGCGCACCCAACAGATCATCGCCGAGGAAACTGGCGTGGCGAATTTCATCGACCCGCTCGGCGGCAGCTACGCGGTCGAGGCGCTGACGAACCAGATCGAGGCGGAAGCGTGGGACTATATTCGCCGCATCGACGAGCTCGGTGGAATCGTGCGCGCGATCGAGCTGGGCTTTCCTCAGAAAGAAATCTCCGAGGCGGCCTACCGCTACCAGCAGCAATTGGAACGAGGTGAGAAGGTCATGGTGGGTGTGAACAAGTACCAAATTCGTGAGGAGGCGCCCATCGAGGTGTTGCGGATCCCGCCAGAGGTCGAAAAGAAGCAGGTCCAGAGAGTGCGTGAGCGCAAAGCAGCGCGCGACCGCGCCGTTGTCGCCGCTGCATTGGAAAAGGTGCGTCGGGCGGCGCGTGAGGGGAGCAACCTGATGCCCCCGATTATCGAGGCAGTCAAGCAGGAAGTAACGGTGGGCGAAATTTCCGACGTGTTCCGCGAAGTGTTCGGTGTGTACCGCGATCCCGCGTACATTTGA
- a CDS encoding DUF2007 domain-containing protein → MSWEVCFGTPIEAEAHLVKGFLEHQGIPCVLVNHRFALQPLTFCALGEVRVLVPEPWLATARAMIARRQARETLWRVEDRD, encoded by the coding sequence GTGTCCTGGGAGGTGTGTTTCGGAACGCCGATCGAAGCGGAAGCCCATTTGGTCAAGGGGTTCTTGGAACATCAGGGTATTCCGTGCGTGCTGGTTAACCACCGCTTCGCCCTACAGCCGCTAACTTTTTGTGCGCTGGGTGAAGTCCGTGTTCTGGTGCCCGAACCGTGGCTAGCGACAGCACGAGCGATGATCGCACGCCGCCAGGCTCGAGAGACGCTCTGGAGGGTAGAGGACCGTGACTAA
- a CDS encoding enoyl-CoA hydratase-related protein produces MREDGSVRWELRESVGWVTVDRPKALNALSAKVLEELSRALDELHRQSVRCLVFRGAGERAFVAGADIAEMEKMTPVEARAFARLGQRLFQRVEEYPAPVIAAVRGYALGGGLELALACDLIVASEDVQFGQPEINLGIIPGFGGTQRLIRRVGPGMARYLIFTGARISASEASRIGLVDRVVNVAEFDNAVAALARELACKPQFALQQAKAALRAAWNTDIVTGCDREADAFGLTFAHPDRSEGMRAFREKRAAKFG; encoded by the coding sequence ATGCGAGAAGACGGCTCGGTTCGATGGGAATTGCGGGAGAGTGTGGGTTGGGTCACGGTCGATCGCCCCAAGGCCTTAAACGCCCTGAGTGCGAAGGTGCTGGAGGAATTGAGCCGTGCGTTGGATGAACTCCACCGCCAGTCTGTCCGCTGTTTGGTATTTCGCGGAGCAGGAGAGCGCGCTTTTGTAGCCGGAGCCGACATCGCGGAAATGGAAAAAATGACGCCCGTGGAGGCGCGTGCCTTTGCCCGCCTGGGTCAACGGCTGTTCCAACGGGTGGAGGAATACCCGGCGCCAGTCATTGCCGCAGTGCGTGGCTATGCTTTGGGGGGGGGACTCGAATTGGCGTTGGCGTGCGATCTTATCGTTGCGAGTGAGGATGTTCAGTTCGGCCAGCCGGAGATCAACCTGGGCATCATCCCTGGGTTCGGGGGCACCCAGCGATTGATCCGCCGGGTGGGTCCTGGGATGGCCCGCTACCTGATTTTTACCGGGGCACGAATCTCGGCATCCGAGGCGAGCCGAATTGGCTTGGTTGACCGAGTAGTAAACGTCGCCGAGTTCGACAACGCAGTGGCAGCCTTGGCACGAGAATTGGCTTGCAAGCCGCAGTTTGCCTTACAGCAAGCGAAAGCGGCGTTGCGTGCCGCCTGGAACACGGACATCGTTACCGGATGCGACCGGGAGGCGGATGCGTTCGGGCTCACGTTTGCGCATCCGGACCGCAGCGAAGGCATGCGCGCGTTCCGCGAGAAGCGAGCGGCAAAGTTCGGCTGA
- the glpX gene encoding class II fructose-bisphosphatase encodes MDRNLALEAVRVTEAAALAAARLMGRGDVAGSDRAAAEAMRKAIRSIAIRGRVAVGEGEPGVVEALYVGELVGSGEGPEIDVALDALEGASICATGGYNALSVIAFAERDGFLRCPETHMEKIVVGPEGRDVVDLDRSPTENLKALAEAKGVYVADLTVAILDRPRHAALIAEVRKAGARIKLLPDGDVAAGIATVRPEAGIDMLLGVGGATQGILTAAAIRCAGGGMQARLRPRNEEEVRRCHALGIEDIGRKYTADEMASGSVMFAATGVTNGDLLRGVRFFRGGATTNSLVMRSRTHTVRYIEAIHRFDFKPEY; translated from the coding sequence ATGGATCGGAACCTGGCGCTGGAGGCGGTCCGTGTAACCGAAGCGGCGGCACTGGCTGCCGCGCGACTGATGGGCCGTGGCGATGTTGCGGGGAGCGACCGGGCTGCCGCCGAGGCGATGCGCAAGGCAATTCGGTCGATTGCTATTCGGGGTCGGGTAGCCGTCGGTGAAGGCGAGCCCGGAGTGGTGGAGGCACTCTACGTGGGCGAGCTCGTGGGTAGCGGCGAGGGCCCGGAAATCGACGTTGCCTTGGACGCGCTCGAGGGAGCATCGATTTGTGCCACCGGCGGCTACAACGCTTTGTCCGTCATCGCCTTCGCCGAACGAGATGGGTTCCTTCGCTGCCCTGAAACACATATGGAAAAGATCGTTGTCGGTCCGGAAGGGCGCGATGTCGTTGACCTGGATCGCTCACCAACCGAGAACCTCAAAGCCTTAGCGGAAGCCAAAGGAGTCTATGTCGCTGATCTCACGGTGGCCATCCTCGATCGGCCGCGCCATGCCGCCCTGATTGCCGAAGTTCGTAAGGCGGGGGCACGAATCAAACTTTTGCCGGATGGGGACGTAGCCGCCGGAATCGCTACAGTGCGGCCTGAGGCAGGCATCGACATGCTCCTTGGTGTCGGTGGGGCAACTCAGGGTATTCTGACCGCGGCGGCAATTCGCTGCGCCGGGGGAGGGATGCAGGCGCGGTTGCGGCCACGAAACGAAGAAGAGGTCCGTCGTTGTCACGCGCTGGGTATTGAGGACATCGGGCGGAAATACACGGCCGACGAGATGGCGAGCGGGAGTGTCATGTTTGCCGCCACCGGCGTGACAAATGGAGATTTACTGCGGGGTGTTCGGTTTTTTCGCGGGGGCGCCACAACGAACTCCCTGGTTATGCGGTCGCGCACGCATACGGTTCGCTACATCGAGGCCATCCATCGGTTCGACTTCAAGCCGGAGTATTAG
- a CDS encoding homoserine dehydrogenase, whose translation MQKLIGVGVIGFGTIGTGVVRLLLAHEKALRARVGVPLRLVRIADVDLERDRGVDVPRELLTRDARQLIAAPEVDIVVELVGGYEPARTFVLESLRRGKCVVTANKALLAVHGQEIFSEAERARVRLGFEASIGGGIPIVRTLREALVGDRVQAIYGIVNGTSNYILSEMSRAGAAFADVLEHAQREGLAEADPSYDVDGIDAAHKLCLLIQLAFGQRVPFSRIPVQGIREVTPLDIQYARELGYAIKLLAIAKVRGTQVEARVAPTMIPQRHVLSDVNGAYNGIVVQGEALGQTFYYGLGAGMMPTATAVLADIVDAARFRLAPDASGFHPLGYPVQRQREGRLVAPESVESEFYLRLSLADRPGVLAKIAGILGREKVSIAAMVQRGRHNNGWVPVVMRTHRATAGQLRRALQQMGRTQVVNGKPMVLPIEEGLGKETA comes from the coding sequence ATGCAGAAGCTTATCGGCGTCGGCGTCATCGGGTTCGGAACGATCGGGACGGGGGTGGTGCGGCTCTTATTGGCGCACGAGAAAGCTCTCCGCGCCCGCGTGGGCGTGCCCTTGCGCCTCGTGCGCATTGCGGACGTAGACTTGGAGCGCGACCGAGGGGTGGACGTGCCGCGGGAGTTGCTGACGCGTGATGCGCGGCAGCTCATCGCGGCGCCGGAGGTGGACATCGTTGTGGAGCTCGTTGGAGGATATGAACCAGCAAGAACGTTTGTGCTGGAGTCCCTGCGCAGGGGCAAATGCGTCGTGACCGCCAACAAGGCGCTGTTGGCGGTGCACGGTCAGGAGATCTTTTCCGAGGCCGAGCGGGCGCGGGTTCGGTTGGGCTTCGAAGCCAGCATTGGTGGAGGAATTCCTATCGTACGCACCCTGCGCGAGGCTTTAGTGGGAGACCGAGTGCAGGCGATTTACGGCATTGTCAACGGCACCTCGAACTACATCCTCAGCGAAATGAGCCGCGCGGGAGCCGCCTTCGCTGACGTGCTGGAGCACGCTCAAAGGGAAGGACTGGCCGAAGCAGATCCGAGCTATGACGTAGACGGCATCGACGCCGCACACAAATTATGCCTGTTAATTCAGCTTGCGTTTGGGCAACGTGTCCCGTTCTCACGCATCCCTGTGCAAGGAATTCGGGAAGTTACCCCTCTTGACATCCAGTATGCCCGCGAGCTCGGCTACGCGATTAAACTACTTGCAATTGCCAAAGTTCGTGGCACACAGGTGGAGGCGAGGGTGGCGCCCACGATGATTCCGCAAAGGCATGTGTTGTCTGACGTAAACGGGGCGTACAACGGCATCGTCGTGCAAGGAGAGGCCTTGGGACAAACCTTTTACTATGGGCTTGGAGCCGGCATGATGCCAACAGCAACGGCCGTGCTCGCCGACATTGTCGACGCGGCTCGTTTTCGCCTGGCACCTGATGCCAGCGGATTCCACCCGCTGGGCTACCCGGTTCAACGCCAAAGAGAAGGGCGGCTGGTTGCACCCGAGTCGGTGGAGTCGGAATTTTACTTGCGGCTGTCGCTGGCGGACCGCCCTGGGGTTTTGGCCAAGATTGCGGGTATCTTGGGACGGGAAAAAGTCTCGATTGCTGCCATGGTGCAGCGTGGGCGTCATAACAATGGCTGGGTTCCCGTGGTGATGCGTACCCATCGGGCAACTGCGGGCCAGTTGCGCCGCGCCTTGCAGCAAATGGGGCGCACACAAGTTGTGAACGGAAAGCCCATGGTATTGCCGATCGAGGAAGGGCTAGGGAAGGAAACCGCGTGA
- the alaC gene encoding alanine transaminase has translation MECDFPRVRRLPPYVFNIIGDLKQQARRAGEDIIDFGMGNPDGPTPPHVVAKLIEAAGKPVNHRYSVSRGIFKLREAITSWYRRRFGVELDPETEAIVTIGSKEGLGHLALAVLGPGDVVLCPSPTYPIHQYSVIIAGGDVRPVPLLPGQDFLAELFRVARGCRPRPKMLVLNFPHNPTTAVVDLKFFEQVVAFAREQELLVVHDLAYADLCFDGFRAPSILQVPGAKELAVEFFTLSKSYNMPGWRVGFAVGNAAMVHALGRLKSYLDYGMFQPIQIAAIHALNGPQEWVEEIRLRYESRRNVLVEGLNRLGWPVERPKATMFVWAPIPSQFAHLGSLEFAKFLLREAKVAVSPGIGFGEYGDGFVRFALIENEHRIRQAVRGIRRAFERAGQGQVRGIA, from the coding sequence ATGGAATGCGACTTCCCACGCGTAAGACGACTGCCTCCCTACGTATTCAACATTATAGGGGATTTAAAACAGCAAGCACGCCGTGCAGGAGAGGACATCATCGACTTCGGTATGGGGAACCCTGATGGACCCACGCCCCCGCACGTCGTGGCGAAACTGATCGAGGCGGCCGGCAAGCCGGTGAATCATCGTTACAGCGTATCGCGCGGAATCTTCAAACTGCGCGAGGCTATCACGAGTTGGTACCGCCGCCGGTTTGGCGTGGAGTTAGATCCTGAGACAGAGGCAATCGTGACCATTGGCTCCAAGGAAGGTCTGGGTCACCTCGCTTTGGCGGTACTTGGCCCCGGCGACGTTGTGTTGTGCCCCAGCCCGACGTACCCCATCCACCAGTACTCGGTCATCATTGCTGGTGGTGATGTGCGTCCTGTGCCTCTGCTACCGGGGCAGGATTTTTTGGCAGAGTTGTTTCGTGTTGCGAGGGGCTGTCGGCCTCGCCCGAAGATGCTGGTGCTGAACTTCCCTCACAATCCGACGACCGCCGTCGTCGACTTGAAATTCTTCGAACAAGTGGTGGCTTTTGCCCGCGAGCAAGAGCTCCTGGTGGTGCACGACCTGGCTTACGCCGATCTCTGCTTTGATGGGTTTCGAGCGCCCAGCATCTTGCAGGTTCCGGGCGCGAAAGAGCTCGCGGTAGAGTTTTTCACCCTATCGAAGAGCTACAACATGCCGGGCTGGCGAGTTGGCTTCGCGGTCGGCAACGCGGCGATGGTGCACGCCTTGGGTCGGCTCAAGAGTTATCTGGATTACGGGATGTTCCAGCCGATTCAGATTGCCGCCATTCACGCCTTGAATGGTCCACAGGAATGGGTGGAAGAGATTCGCCTCCGATACGAGTCGCGGCGCAACGTTCTGGTAGAGGGTTTAAACCGTCTTGGTTGGCCCGTGGAACGGCCCAAGGCGACGATGTTTGTGTGGGCCCCGATCCCCTCGCAGTTTGCTCACCTCGGCTCGCTAGAGTTTGCGAAGTTCCTCCTGCGGGAGGCGAAAGTGGCTGTTTCGCCGGGGATTGGCTTTGGCGAGTATGGCGATGGGTTTGTGCGCTTTGCCCTGATCGAGAACGAGCATCGCATCCGGCAGGCAGTACGGGGAATCCGGCGCGCGTTCGAACGAGCGGGGCAAGGGCAAGTCCGAGGAATTGCTTGA